In Oreochromis aureus strain Israel breed Guangdong linkage group 15, ZZ_aureus, whole genome shotgun sequence, a single genomic region encodes these proteins:
- the LOC120433307 gene encoding cilia- and flagella-associated protein 251-like isoform X2 codes for MSRGTITRGGQKRFCGESKSEDSGLGEKGVKTQGEEEDVTYLQKGKSEDCGFGEKSVETQHKEEEVSSLEKGKSEDSGLIEKSVETQQEEEEVSSLQKGKSEDSDLGEKSVPTPRENEEERFSEKVNSGDSGSYEWGSMHTDEVEEPTVTSF; via the exons ATGAGTCGTGGTACAATTACCCGTGGTGGACAGAAGAGGTTCTGTGGGGAAAGTAAGTCAGAGGATAGTGGATTGGGTGAGAAGGGTGTCAAGACCcagggtgaagaagag GATGTGACTTACTTGCAAAAAGGAAAGTCAGAGGATTGTGGATTCGGTGAGAAGAGTGTGGAGACCCAGCATAAAGAAGAG GAGGTGAGTTCCTTGGAAAAAGGAAAGTCAGAGGATAGCGGATTGATTGAGAAGAGTGTGGAGACCCAGCAGGAAGAAGAG GAGGTGAGTTCCTTGCAAAAAGGAAAGTCAGAGGATAGTGATTTGGGTGAGAAAAGTGTGCCAACCCCACGTGAGAATGAG GAGGAAAGGTTCTCAGAGAAAGTAAACTCAGGGGATAGTGGATCATATGAGTGGGGATCGATGCACACAGATGAAGTAGAG GAACCCACGGTGACATCTTTCTGA
- the LOC120433307 gene encoding cilia- and flagella-associated protein 251-like isoform X1, with the protein MSRGTITRGGQKRFCGESKSEDSGLGEKGVKTQGEEEDVTYLQKGKSEDCGFGEKSVETQHKEEEVSSLEKGKSEDSGLIEKSVETQQEEEEVSSLQKGKSEDSDLGEKSVPTPRENEEERFSEKVNSGDSGSYEWGSMHTDEVEQEPTVTSF; encoded by the exons ATGAGTCGTGGTACAATTACCCGTGGTGGACAGAAGAGGTTCTGTGGGGAAAGTAAGTCAGAGGATAGTGGATTGGGTGAGAAGGGTGTCAAGACCcagggtgaagaagag GATGTGACTTACTTGCAAAAAGGAAAGTCAGAGGATTGTGGATTCGGTGAGAAGAGTGTGGAGACCCAGCATAAAGAAGAG GAGGTGAGTTCCTTGGAAAAAGGAAAGTCAGAGGATAGCGGATTGATTGAGAAGAGTGTGGAGACCCAGCAGGAAGAAGAG GAGGTGAGTTCCTTGCAAAAAGGAAAGTCAGAGGATAGTGATTTGGGTGAGAAAAGTGTGCCAACCCCACGTGAGAATGAG GAGGAAAGGTTCTCAGAGAAAGTAAACTCAGGGGATAGTGGATCATATGAGTGGGGATCGATGCACACAGATGAAGTAGAG CAGGAACCCACGGTGACATCTTTCTGA